The Citrifermentans bemidjiense Bem genome window below encodes:
- the prfA gene encoding peptide chain release factor 1: MFEKIAELERRFEELESLLSDPEVLGNQTEFRKLSKEHSGLAELVAAYREYKKILSDIDDNKELLKEPDQEMREMAQAELLSLEARREVLEGEIKLLLLPKDPNDDKNVVLEIRAGTGGDESALFAGDLFRMYSRFAETNRWRVEIISASESEKGGFKEVIALVEGTGVFAKLKYESGTHRVQRVPETEAQGRIHTSACTVAVMPEAEDVDIDINPADLKIDVYRSSGAGGQHVNTTDSAVRITHLPTGTVVACQEERSQIKNRAKAMKVLKSRILDNIVMEQNAKLAADRKSQVGSGDRSERIRTYNFPQGRMTDHRIGLTLYRLDAIMAGDIAEIADSLRQHYQMEALQAQSEGM; encoded by the coding sequence ATGTTTGAAAAGATAGCCGAGCTGGAAAGACGTTTCGAAGAGCTGGAATCGCTCCTGTCGGACCCCGAGGTGCTGGGGAACCAGACCGAGTTCAGAAAGCTCTCCAAGGAGCATTCCGGGCTTGCCGAGCTGGTTGCCGCCTACCGCGAATACAAGAAGATACTTTCCGACATCGACGACAACAAGGAACTCCTGAAGGAGCCGGACCAGGAGATGCGCGAGATGGCCCAGGCCGAGCTTTTGTCCCTGGAGGCGCGGCGCGAGGTGCTTGAAGGCGAGATCAAGTTGCTGCTCCTGCCCAAGGACCCCAACGACGACAAGAACGTCGTGCTCGAGATCCGCGCCGGAACCGGCGGGGACGAGTCCGCCCTCTTCGCCGGGGACCTGTTCCGCATGTACTCCCGCTTCGCCGAGACCAACCGTTGGCGCGTCGAGATCATCTCCGCCTCCGAGTCGGAGAAGGGTGGCTTCAAGGAGGTGATCGCGCTGGTCGAGGGGACCGGGGTCTTCGCCAAGCTGAAGTACGAGTCGGGGACCCACCGCGTGCAGCGCGTCCCCGAGACCGAGGCGCAGGGGCGGATTCACACCAGTGCCTGCACCGTCGCGGTCATGCCCGAGGCTGAGGACGTCGACATCGACATCAACCCTGCCGATCTGAAGATCGACGTCTACCGTTCCTCCGGCGCCGGCGGGCAGCACGTCAACACCACCGACTCAGCGGTCAGGATCACCCATCTTCCCACCGGTACCGTGGTGGCCTGCCAGGAAGAGCGCAGCCAGATCAAGAACCGCGCGAAAGCCATGAAAGTATTGAAGTCCAGGATCCTGGACAACATCGTCATGGAGCAGAACGCGAAGCTCGCCGCCGATCGCAAGAGCCAGGTGGGAAGCGGGGACCGCAGCGAGCGCATCAGGACCTACAACTTCCCGCAAGGAAGGATGACCGACCACAGGATCGGCCTGACCCTGTACCGTCTGGACGCCATCATGGCCGGCGACATCGCCGAGATCGCCGACTCCCTGCGCCAGCACTACCAGATGGAAGCGCTGCAGGCACAGAGCGAGGGGATGTAA
- a CDS encoding DUF1385 domain-containing protein, which produces MSKINIGGQAVLEGVMMRAPRSLAIAVRRPDGDISVKSETVIPLSERYPITKLPIVRGAVALFSSLIIGIKALNFSANEAMAEGEEKEEVNNWAIAGTMAAAFGFGILLFFIMPLYLTKLLIPIIGDSNIVFNLVDGLIRVVVFLLYILGISRMGDIKRVFQYHGAEHKCIFTFEAGEELTVDNVRKYSCLHPRCGTSFLLIVMLVSILVFSMIPKLWPFYLKAGSRVVLLPVIAGLSYEVLKWTAKHDNHPLVKLIISPGLALQRLTTGEPDDSQIEVAIKSMEVALELNGGHKDDRLVV; this is translated from the coding sequence GTGTCAAAGATAAACATAGGCGGACAGGCGGTACTTGAAGGTGTGATGATGCGGGCTCCCCGCTCGCTGGCCATCGCGGTGAGAAGGCCCGACGGCGACATCTCGGTCAAGAGCGAGACGGTCATTCCCCTTTCCGAGCGGTATCCCATCACCAAGCTCCCGATAGTCCGGGGCGCGGTGGCACTCTTCTCCTCGCTGATCATCGGCATCAAGGCGCTCAACTTCTCCGCCAACGAGGCCATGGCCGAAGGGGAAGAGAAGGAGGAGGTCAACAACTGGGCCATCGCCGGGACCATGGCCGCAGCCTTCGGGTTCGGCATCCTCTTGTTCTTCATCATGCCGCTTTACCTCACCAAGCTGCTGATTCCCATCATCGGCGACTCCAATATCGTCTTCAACCTTGTGGACGGTCTGATCCGGGTGGTCGTGTTCCTTCTCTACATCCTCGGTATCTCCCGGATGGGGGACATCAAGCGGGTCTTCCAGTACCACGGCGCCGAGCACAAGTGCATCTTCACCTTCGAGGCGGGGGAGGAGTTGACGGTCGACAACGTCCGCAAGTACAGCTGCCTGCACCCGCGCTGCGGCACGAGCTTTCTGTTGATCGTGATGCTGGTGAGCATCCTGGTTTTCTCCATGATACCGAAGCTTTGGCCCTTCTACCTAAAGGCGGGCTCCAGGGTCGTGCTGCTCCCGGTCATCGCCGGCCTCTCCTACGAGGTCCTCAAATGGACCGCGAAGCACGACAACCACCCGCTGGTCAAGTTGATCATATCCCCGGGACTGGCCTTGCAGCGGCTCACCACCGGCGAGCCGGACGACAGCCAGATCGAGGTGGCGATCAAGTCGATGGAGGTGGCCCTGGAGCTGAACGGCGGCCACAAGGACGACCGGCTGGTGGTGTAG
- the thyX gene encoding FAD-dependent thymidylate synthase: protein MKVALLQHTPEPERSIALAARLCYSQVDIEALKEKLSGADVKKFLDKIMSLGHQSVLEHASFTFGVDGISRVTSHQLVRHRVASFSQQSQRYVSHKERFAVVTPPTISENPEHARLFEAQVAALHAAYGALVEAGVPAEDARYLLPNATETKIIITMNARELLHFFAVRCCERAQWEIRAMAVEMLRQVRPIAPTVFAKAGPGCLAGPCPEGAMCCGKMAQVREFFGEM, encoded by the coding sequence ATGAAGGTTGCCCTTCTGCAACACACCCCCGAGCCCGAACGGAGCATCGCGCTGGCCGCGAGGCTTTGTTATTCGCAGGTCGACATCGAGGCGCTCAAGGAGAAGCTTTCCGGCGCCGACGTGAAAAAATTCCTGGACAAGATCATGTCGCTCGGGCACCAGTCGGTGCTGGAGCACGCATCGTTCACCTTCGGGGTGGACGGGATCTCGCGCGTCACCAGCCACCAGCTGGTGCGGCACCGGGTCGCTTCCTTTTCCCAGCAGTCCCAGCGCTACGTCTCCCACAAGGAACGCTTCGCTGTGGTCACCCCCCCGACTATTTCCGAAAATCCCGAGCATGCCCGCCTCTTCGAGGCGCAGGTGGCGGCTTTGCACGCGGCCTACGGGGCCCTGGTCGAGGCGGGTGTCCCGGCCGAGGACGCACGCTACCTGCTGCCCAACGCCACCGAGACCAAGATCATCATCACCATGAACGCCCGTGAGCTCTTGCACTTCTTTGCCGTGCGCTGCTGCGAGCGCGCCCAGTGGGAGATCAGGGCCATGGCGGTGGAGATGCTCAGGCAGGTTCGGCCGATAGCCCCCACCGTCTTCGCCAAGGCCGGACCCGGCTGCCTTGCTGGCCCCTGCCCGGAAGGTGCCATGTGCTGCGGCAAGATGGCACAGGTGAGGGAATTCTTCGGGGAGATGTGA
- the rpmE gene encoding 50S ribosomal protein L31, whose translation MKEGIHPKYNEITVKCLCGNSFESRSTKAEISTEVCSQCHPFYTGKQKLMDTAGRVERFRKRYNIAAAPTEES comes from the coding sequence ATGAAAGAAGGGATCCACCCCAAATACAACGAAATCACCGTGAAGTGCCTGTGCGGCAACAGCTTCGAGAGCCGTTCCACCAAAGCTGAGATCTCCACCGAGGTCTGCTCGCAGTGCCATCCGTTTTACACCGGCAAGCAGAAGTTGATGGACACCGCCGGCCGCGTCGAGCGTTTCCGCAAGCGGTACAACATTGCGGCGGCGCCCACCGAAGAAAGCTAG